Proteins from one Triticum aestivum cultivar Chinese Spring chromosome 7A, IWGSC CS RefSeq v2.1, whole genome shotgun sequence genomic window:
- the LOC123153791 gene encoding LOW QUALITY PROTEIN: uncharacterized protein (The sequence of the model RefSeq protein was modified relative to this genomic sequence to represent the inferred CDS: deleted 1 base in 1 codon; substituted 1 base at 1 genomic stop codon), giving the protein MATCKKKLASPLTDIPDHLLDEIFLRLPTPQDLARASAACTTFRRISTDRSFLRRFRLLHAPPLLGFFDRDGFNPALPPHPSAPAARALADFTFSFLPSRRRWDVQDIRDGRVLPKIYNRTPGEEPPNFTELVVCDPLHRRYLLLPPVPDYLAASLDSMVRRPRCVPLLVPLSKEEAAVEEDTAFRVIWFARYKTRVAALVFSSSTGQLXRIAAFKGWSDLAISTRDSSMMSKSPSPFVQSHYAYGCFFFDWVMFRWKKLLMLDTRMMEFSIVDLPPGKWSTEGVAIVEAGEGRLGMFGLHGEIASDLSYTIASNKGESPSEWQMEKTISLDSGYKYFIRGATGRYLLLTRTETLPNSSLENTLWIFLIRRQDVSASEGLYETM; this is encoded by the exons ATGGCGACCTGCAAGAAGAAATTGGCGTCGCCTCTGACGGACATCCCCGACCACCTCCTGGATGAGATCTTCCTCCGGCTGCCCACCCCACAAGACCTCGCCCGCGCATCTGCTGCCTGCACCACCTTCCGCCGAATCTCCACCGACCGCTCCTTCCTCCGCCGCTTCCGCCTCCTCCACGCGCCACCACTTCTCGGATTCTTCGACCGCGACGGCTTCAACCCAGCCCTGCCGCCTCACCCCTCCGCTCCGGCCGCCCGTGCGCTCGCCGATTtcaccttctccttcctcccctcccgccgccgctgGGATGTCCAGGACATCCGCGACGGCCGCGTCCTCCCGAAAATATATAATAGAACACCT GGCGAGGAGCCCCCGAACTTCACGGAGCTTGTGGTATGTGATCCCTTGCACCGGCGGTATCTCCTGCTTCCTCCAGTACCTGACTACCTAGCCGCTTCTCTGGACTCCATGGTTCGCAGGCCCCGGTGCGTGCCTTTACTCGTTCCCCTCAgcaaggaggaggcggcggtggaggaagATACCGCATTCAGAGTGATTTGGTTCGCGCGTTACAAAACTAGGGTGGCCGCCTTGGTCTTCTCTTCGAGCACCGGACAATTA TGAAGAATTGCTGCATTCAAGGGATGGAGCGATTTGGCCATTAGCACGCGCGATTCTTCCATGATGTCAAAGTCCCCCTCTCCGTTTGTCCAAAGCCATTATGCTTATGGCTGCTTCTTCTTCGACTGGGTGATGTTCAGGTGGAAAAAATTGCTAATGCTTGATACCAGGATGATGGAGTTCTCCATTGTTGACCTCCCGCCTGGAAAATGGAGCACGGAAGGTGTAGCCATTGTGGAGGCAGGGGAAGGCAGACTTGGGATGTTTGGTTTGCATGGTGAAATTGCATCTGACCTCAGCTATACCATTGCGTCGAACAAAGGCGAGAGTCCCAGCGAGTGGCAGATGGAGAAGACAATCTCACTAGATTCTGGCTACAAATATTTTATCAGAGGTGCAACAGGTAGGTATTTGCTGTTGACGAGGACAGAAACACTGCCAAACTCATCTCTGGAGAATACACTATGGATATTTCTCATTAGACGTCAAGACGTTTCAGCTTCAGAGGGTTTGTATGAAACAATGTAA